A genome region from Cryptococcus tetragattii IND107 chromosome 13, whole genome shotgun sequence includes the following:
- a CDS encoding glycylpeptide N-tetradecanoyltransferase, with protein MATLPNQSLPAEPQPGVDEVLDKFQKLGEEAAEEDANEDDADAAEDGGDGEDGDEQAEDGGGGEGSGEKKRKKKKKKKGKASKAVEKLKTIATGQAPQEVIDAVRGKMDSSDSKAATDEEIRRALKAADLMRILDGKMALGNKSGTKNLGEHKFWKTQPVPQVTGSGAPATIEEGPIDDPKTPADVRQEPGVLPAGFEWSTIDINDEEQSKEVYVLLCENYVEDDDAMFRFNYSREFLLWALTAPGYLPDWHIGVRVQKTKKLVAFISGIKIDVRVRAKTFPAAEINFLCVHKKLRSKRLAPVLIKEVTRRVNLTNIWQAIYTAGVILPTPIGTCRYFHRNLNPPKLVDIGFSPLPRGSTIARLVQQYTVPSHPRIPGFREMEKEDVPQVGALLRRYLDRFDVAQAFKDDDEVEHWFLSGQGKEVGGRRVEQVVWAYVVEDPTTHRITDLISFYALPSTIMKHPKHNLLNAAYMFYYATDVVSSPSSSSAHSNVDGNAGESSVAAVSTGGEDAKTKKKLETRLNALTADLLVIAKQAGFDVFNALTLLDNNMFLQEQKFGPGDGYLNYYLYNWNCASIDGGQHSTTAKQGSKIGVVML; from the exons ATGGCCACTCTACCCAACCAGTCTCTCCCGGCAGAACCGCAGCCTGGAGTAGATGAAGTCCTGGACAAGTTCCAGAAActtggagaggaagctgcagaggaagatgccaatgaagatgatgccGATGCTGCCGAAGACGGCggtgatggggaagatggcgatgaacaagctgaggatggtgggggaggggaaggttctggagaaaaaaagaggaaaaagaagaagaagaagaagggaaaagctAGCAAAGCCGTCGAAAAACTCAA AACCATTGCTACAGGTCAAGCACCTCAGGAAGTCATCGATGCTGTAAGAGGGAAAATGGATTCCTCTGATAGCAAGGCCGCTACCGACG AGGAGATTCGACGTGCTTTGAAAGCGGCGGATTTGATGAGAATCCTTGATGGTAAAATGGCTTTGGGCAACAAGTCTGGGACGAAGAACCTTGGCGAGCACAAG TTCTGGAAAACCCAGCCCGTCCCTCAAGTAACCGGCTCCGGTGCTCCTGCTACTATTGAGGAAGGCCCTATCGACGATCCCAAGACCCCCGCAGACGTCAGACAAGAACCAGGAGTTTTACCGGCTGGATTCGAATGGAGTACTATTGATATCAATGACGAGGAGCAA AGTAAAGAAGTCTACGTCCTGTTGTGCGAGAATTATgtagaagacgatgatgccATGTTCCGATTCAACTATTCAAGAGAATTCTTACTCTG GGCCCTTACTGCTCCGGGATACTTGCCTGATTGGCACATTGGTGTACGCGTACaaaagacgaagaaacTCGTTGCTTTCATCTCTGGTATCAAGATTGACGTTCGCGTTCGCGCCAA GACATTCCCCGCGGCCGAGATCAACTTCCTTTGTGTCCACAAAAAGCTCCGATCCAAACGTCTCGCTCCCGTATTGATCAAAGAAGTCACTCGAAGAGTCAATTTAACAAATATCTGGCAAGCCATCTACACCGCTGGTGTCATCCTCCCTACTCCCATTGGTACTTGTCG ATATTTCCACCGCAACCTCAATCCCCCCAAACTTGTCGACATCGGCTTCTCCCCCCTTCCTCGCGGAAGCACTATCGCTCGTCTTGTACAACAATACACCGTCCCTTCTCACCCCCGTATCCCCGGTTTTCgcgagatggagaaggaagacgtGCCCCAGGTGGGGGCTCTGTTGAGGAGATATTTGGATAGGTTCGATGTGGCGCAAGCGTtcaaggatgatgacgaggttGAGCATTGGTTTTTGAGTGGGcaggggaaggaggtgggCGGGAGGAGGGTCGAGCAAGTCGTTTGGGCCTATGTTGTCGAA GATCCAACAACCCACCGCATCACCGACCTCATTTCCTTCTATGCCCTCCCTTCAACCATCATGAAACACCCCAAACACAACTTACTCAACGCCGCTTACATGTTCTATTACGCTACCGACGTGgtctcctccccttcatcctcttctgctcatTCCAATGTCGATGGCAATGCTGGAGAAAGCTCAGTAGCGGCTGTGAGTACgggaggggaagatgcgaagacgaaaaagaagtTGGAGACGAGGTTGAATGCGTTGACCGCGGATTTACTGGTCATCGCCAAACAG GCTGGTTTCGATGTCTTCAACGCACTGACGTTACTCGACAACAACATGTTCTTGCAAGAACAAAAG TTCGGACCAGGCGATGGCTATCTCAATT ATTACCTGTACAACTGGAACTGTGCCTCTATCGATGGCGGACAACATTCTACAACCGCCAAGCAAGGATCCAAGATTGGTGTTGTCATGCTCTAA
- a CDS encoding 3-hydroxyisobutyrate dehydrogenase has translation MTAETEKAYGFIGLGAMGYMMAKNLRRKTKVSDTIVIYDVCARTMDKFFKENKESGKIVIAESAKDVVSRCSIIVTIVPEGKHVASVYDSEGDGALSVDITGKIFIESSTIDIATSIKVASEVQNRGGNFIDCPVSGGTSNAEAGSITFMIGAEACDPNLDIVKPILETMGTNLIACGGPTRGLATKICNNYIAGTIAIATAEGMNLAMRLGVNPKIFSEVVNVSTGASWVNSHCNPCPGIVPSAPASKGYAPGFRVELMKKDYNLAVDSAKEVGARLVLGPVGLQAYTEASQDPNCVGLDSRVVYRFLGGDELWDKKGM, from the exons ATGACAGCAGAAACCGAGAAAGCATACGGATTCA TCGGTCTTGGAGCCATGGGATACATG ATGGCCAAGAATCTCCGACGTAAAACTAAAGTATCCGACACCATCGTCATCTATGATGTATGCGCCCGAACGATGGACAAGTTCTTCAAAGAGAACAAGGAGTCTGGTAAGATTGTTATTGCTGAAAGTGCGAAGGATGTCGTGTCTCGCTGT TCCATCATCGTAACCATCGTGCCAGAGGGAAAGCACGTTGCATCAGTATATGACTCCGAAGGGGACGGTGCTTTATCAGTCGACATAACTGGGAAGATTTTTATTGAAAGCAGTACCATCGACATCGCAACTTCCATTAAGGTCGCTTCTGAAGTCCAGAATCGAGGCGGTAACTTCATCGACTGTCCAGTGTCGGGCGGTACTTCCAATGCTGAAGCTGgctccatcaccttcatGATCGGCGCTGAAGCTTGCGACCCCAATTTAGACATCGTCAAGCCTATTCTTGAAACAATGGGCACCAACCTCATTGCATGTGGAGGACCTACACGTGGTCTTGCTACCAAGATATGCAATAATTACATTGCCGGTACGATCGCTATCGCCACGGCCGAAGGAATGAACCTGGCTATGAGGCTAGGAGTGAACCCGAAGATTTTCTCCGAAGTGGTCAATGTCAGTACTGGGGCGAGTTGGGTTAACT CTCATTGTAAC CCATGTCCAGGCATCGTCCCATCAGCTCCGGCCTCGAAAGGCTATGCCCCAGGTTTTCGAGTTGAACttatgaagaaggattatAATCTTGCTGTCGACTCTGCCAAGGAGGTTGGTGCTCGTCTGGTTCTTGGCCCCGTTGGACTTCAAGCGTATACGGAGGCTTCTCAGGACCCAAACTGTGTTGGTCTGGACAGCCGCGTTGTGTACCGTTTCTTGGGAGGCGACGAGTTATGGGACAAAAAAGGCATGTAA